The following coding sequences lie in one Aerosakkonema funiforme FACHB-1375 genomic window:
- a CDS encoding RNA-guided endonuclease InsQ/TnpB family protein, translating to MLLGFKSKLKLNNKQRTLVAKHAGTARHAWNWGLAICLQALDSKEKLPSAIDLHKRLVAEVKSANPWYYEVSKCAPQEALRNLSKAIQAWLKMPERGKPKFKKKNVKDSFYLEGSIKISGNQIKLPILGWVRCGEILPTVLPKNVTISKRANDWYISLC from the coding sequence TTGCTGTTAGGATTTAAGAGCAAGCTAAAATTAAATAACAAACAGCGCACTTTAGTTGCAAAGCACGCCGGGACAGCTAGACACGCATGGAATTGGGGTTTGGCTATTTGCCTGCAAGCTTTAGATTCTAAGGAAAAGTTACCAAGTGCAATTGACTTACATAAGCGTTTGGTAGCAGAAGTAAAATCAGCTAATCCCTGGTATTACGAAGTTTCCAAATGCGCTCCTCAAGAAGCGTTGAGAAATCTAAGTAAGGCTATTCAGGCATGGTTGAAAATGCCTGAAAGAGGCAAGCCAAAATTTAAAAAGAAAAATGTCAAAGATAGCTTTTACTTGGAAGGCTCCATTAAAATCAGTGGCAATCAAATTAAATTGCCCATTTTGGGATGGGTAAGATGCGGTGAAATCTTACCTACTGTCCTACCTAAAAATGTCA